One region of Cyanobacteriota bacterium genomic DNA includes:
- the rnc gene encoding ribonuclease III — protein sequence MVYPQRQQQLQKFVQRLGIAVEAKIDWHLLDLALTHPTVSTTANYEQLEFVGDAVVRLAAAELLYEHYSELPVGEFAAIRSILVSDRVLATVADNYGLERYLLLSPSALNDKSGYQSRMAQALEAVVAALYLPSRTLALVRPWLDSHFQAMAATVLADPARQNYKAALQEWSQGLYKTLPEYQVTEIAGGLDAHQRFHAQVQVNGKVIGEGTGRSRKAAEQAAARVAFFTINPHVN from the coding sequence ATCGTTTACCCTCAACGCCAACAACAGTTGCAGAAGTTTGTGCAGCGTCTTGGTATCGCTGTTGAAGCCAAGATTGACTGGCATCTACTTGATCTAGCCCTAACTCACCCAACAGTATCTACCACAGCAAACTATGAGCAGCTAGAATTTGTGGGAGATGCTGTTGTGCGTTTAGCTGCTGCAGAACTGCTGTATGAGCACTATTCAGAGTTACCTGTGGGTGAATTTGCCGCCATTCGCTCGATTCTAGTGAGCGATCGTGTTTTAGCAACAGTTGCCGATAACTATGGACTAGAACGCTATCTCTTGCTGTCTCCAAGTGCCCTGAATGACAAAAGCGGCTATCAATCACGGATGGCACAGGCGTTAGAAGCTGTAGTAGCTGCTCTTTATTTACCTAGCCGTACCTTGGCATTGGTTCGTCCTTGGCTAGATAGTCACTTTCAAGCTATGGCAGCAACAGTTCTAGCAGATCCGGCACGACAAAACTACAAGGCAGCACTTCAAGAGTGGAGCCAAGGACTCTATAAGACGTTACCTGAATATCAAGTTACAGAAATTGCTGGGGGATTGGATGCTCACCAGCGGTTTCATGCCCAAGTCCAGGTAAACGGCAAAGTCATAGGAGAAGGCACAGGTCGATCGCGCAAGG
- a CDS encoding PIN/TRAM domain-containing protein has translation MLDTIIVLSFVIAGAGIGFFSVDLLPTSLMEQVTNLEGLSFVTAGFGGIVGVAVGLVAQTGYRRMERQVRSMPIDLLLSRSVGLVLGLLVANLMLAPIFLLPIPQEFGFIKPLIAVLASVLFAVSGISLADTHGRAFLRLINPNSAQMLLLAEGTLKPATTKILDTSCIIDGRIQELLDTGFMEGQLLVPQFVLRELQQVADAANEQKRIRGRRGLDILNHMKEAHPEQLSIHPADYEDVPTVDAKLVRLAQEINATLLTTDYNLNKVASVQQVPVLNVNDLAQALRPSYLPGDSVDLKILKQGKEPDQGVGYLEDGTMVVVEEGGNLIGDDVPVVVTGSLQTSAGRMIFAKPKSSMVM, from the coding sequence ATGCTGGACACTATCATCGTCCTCTCGTTTGTGATAGCTGGTGCAGGCATCGGCTTCTTTAGTGTTGACTTGTTACCCACAAGTTTGATGGAACAAGTCACCAACTTAGAGGGTTTGAGCTTTGTAACAGCAGGGTTTGGCGGTATTGTTGGCGTGGCTGTGGGCTTGGTTGCCCAAACAGGATATCGTCGCATGGAGCGACAGGTGCGTTCCATGCCGATAGACTTGCTGCTTAGTCGCTCTGTAGGCCTAGTGTTAGGTTTACTGGTCGCCAACCTCATGCTAGCTCCTATCTTCTTGCTACCCATTCCTCAAGAGTTTGGTTTTATTAAGCCCCTGATTGCTGTACTAGCGAGTGTGCTGTTTGCAGTGTCGGGGATATCTTTGGCAGATACTCATGGACGAGCTTTTCTGCGGCTAATCAACCCTAACTCTGCTCAGATGTTGCTGTTAGCCGAAGGGACACTTAAGCCTGCCACTACAAAGATCTTGGATACAAGCTGTATTATTGATGGTCGGATTCAAGAACTGCTAGATACTGGATTTATGGAAGGGCAACTACTGGTGCCTCAGTTTGTGTTACGAGAGTTACAGCAGGTTGCCGATGCTGCTAACGAGCAGAAGCGAATCCGGGGTAGGCGTGGGTTAGACATTCTCAACCATATGAAGGAAGCCCACCCTGAACAACTCTCTATTCATCCAGCCGACTACGAGGATGTGCCCACAGTTGATGCTAAGTTAGTGCGACTGGCTCAAGAAATCAATGCTACGTTGCTCACAACTGACTACAATCTCAACAAGGTAGCGAGTGTGCAACAGGTTCCTGTTTTGAATGTCAATGATCTTGCCCAGGCGTTGCGTCCTTCCTACCTTCCTGGCGACAGTGTTGACCTTAAGATCCTTAAGCAAGGCAAGGAGCCTGATCAGGGTGTAGGTTACCTGGAGGATGGAACTATGGTAGTGGTTGAGGAAGGTGGTAATTTGATTGGTGATGATGTGCCAGTGGTCGTGACTGGCTCGTTACAAACCTCAGCGGGGCGAATGATTTTTGCGAAACCTAAATCTTCTATGGTGATGTGA